One Glycine soja cultivar W05 chromosome 2, ASM419377v2, whole genome shotgun sequence genomic region harbors:
- the LOC114399357 gene encoding protein transport protein Sec61 subunit gamma: MDAIDSVFDPLREFAKDSVRLVKRCHKPDRKEFSKVAVRTAIGFVVMGFVGFFVKLIFIPINNIIVGSG; the protein is encoded by the exons atggaCGCCATTGATTCTGTGTTCGATCCGCTGAGAGAATTCGCAAAGGACAGCGTGAGGCTCGTGAAGCGCTGCCACAAACCCGATCGCAAAG aaTTCTCCAAGGTTGCCGTCCGTACTGCAATTGGTTTCGTCGTGATGGGATTCGTCGGTTTCTTCGTGAAGCTCATTTTCATTCCAATTAACAACATCATTGTCGGATCTGGTTAg